Proteins from a genomic interval of Aestuariirhabdus haliotis:
- a CDS encoding TIGR00266 family protein, producing MQSHEVDYKIIGHDMQMVEIELDPAETVIAEAGAMNYMEQGIAFETRMGDGAEPDQGMMGKLFSAGKRMLTGESLFMTHFTNEGEGKQRVAFAAPYPGSVIPVNLAEIGGQLVCQKDSFLAAARGTRVGIALNKRIGSGFFGGEGFILQKLEGDGMVFVHAGGTVVRKELKNETLRLDTGCLVAFSQGIDYDIALSGGLKSMMFGGEGLVMATLSGSGTVWIQSLPFSRLADRILAHAPKAGGSSQGEN from the coding sequence ATGCAAAGTCACGAAGTGGATTACAAAATCATCGGCCATGACATGCAAATGGTAGAGATCGAGCTTGATCCTGCCGAGACTGTCATCGCCGAAGCTGGCGCCATGAACTATATGGAGCAGGGCATTGCCTTTGAGACCCGAATGGGGGATGGTGCCGAGCCGGATCAGGGCATGATGGGCAAACTCTTCAGTGCCGGAAAACGTATGCTAACTGGCGAGTCCCTGTTTATGACCCATTTCACCAATGAGGGTGAAGGTAAGCAGAGAGTCGCTTTTGCCGCCCCTTATCCCGGCTCGGTGATTCCGGTTAACCTGGCCGAGATAGGTGGTCAGCTGGTTTGTCAGAAGGATTCCTTTTTGGCTGCGGCTCGAGGCACTCGAGTCGGCATTGCCCTGAACAAGCGTATCGGTTCGGGCTTTTTCGGGGGTGAAGGCTTTATCCTGCAGAAACTCGAAGGCGATGGCATGGTATTCGTGCACGCCGGTGGTACCGTAGTGCGTAAGGAACTGAAAAATGAAACCCTGCGTCTGGATACTGGTTGCCTGGTGGCCTTTTCACAGGGCATCGATTATGACATCGCACTGAGCGGTGGTCTTAAAAGTATGATGTTCGGAGGCGAAGGTCTGGTAATGGCAACTTTGAGCGGTTCGGGTACCGTGTGGATCCAGAGTCTGCCTTTCTCGCGCCTGGCCGACCGTATTCTTGCCCATGCGCCGAAAGCGGGTGGCTCGAGTCAGGGTGAAAATTAG
- a CDS encoding HDOD domain-containing protein, with protein sequence MAGSRYHLTLYKRILDGEVELPCLPDVSLRIRQTLTRSDYHLNDLVELLQGDPAIAGHLLKMADSPLYHQPTPAMDLMTAVQRMGASATGNIVITYSIKNLFFPRNPLAMQYMRELWHHSLKNAAICSILAKQSTVIEPAQAMLAGLLQEIGNLLLLLHIDEEPELLNDPTQVYRMFDEVGADIGVVLLKFWGLDELFVEAVRERNHWGRDSRLPFDLVDLSILARHLSLGDSARRYNAPPLEELALYQKSSFAFMRRPRSVTLFDYLRDDIEQMLILLGGSMTPPSPPKPARSVIPTLRNRSE encoded by the coding sequence ATGGCCGGCAGTCGTTACCACCTGACATTGTACAAACGCATTTTGGATGGTGAAGTCGAATTACCCTGCTTGCCTGATGTTTCCTTGCGTATTCGCCAAACTCTAACGCGCAGCGATTACCACCTGAATGATCTGGTAGAGTTGCTGCAAGGCGACCCCGCCATCGCGGGGCACCTGCTCAAAATGGCCGACTCACCACTCTACCACCAACCAACACCAGCCATGGACCTGATGACAGCCGTGCAGCGCATGGGAGCCAGTGCTACAGGCAATATTGTTATCACTTACAGCATCAAGAACCTGTTTTTCCCACGAAATCCGCTGGCGATGCAGTATATGCGTGAACTCTGGCATCACAGCCTGAAGAATGCGGCTATCTGTTCGATACTGGCCAAACAAAGTACCGTGATCGAGCCTGCCCAGGCGATGCTGGCCGGACTGCTGCAAGAGATCGGCAACTTGTTACTGTTGCTTCATATTGATGAAGAACCTGAACTGCTGAACGATCCCACCCAGGTGTATCGTATGTTTGACGAAGTGGGAGCTGATATCGGCGTGGTCCTGCTCAAGTTCTGGGGGCTGGATGAACTCTTTGTAGAAGCCGTCCGCGAACGCAACCATTGGGGTCGCGATAGCCGTTTACCTTTCGACCTGGTCGACCTGTCGATCCTCGCCCGTCACCTCAGCTTAGGTGACAGCGCACGGCGCTATAACGCGCCGCCACTGGAAGAACTTGCTCTCTACCAGAAATCCAGTTTTGCCTTTATGCGCCGGCCGCGAAGCGTGACACTCTTTGATTACCTACGGGATGATATTGAGCAGATGCTTATTCTGCTGGGGGGCAGTATGACACCGCCCTCTCCACCAAAGCCTGCGCGAAGCGTCATTCCTACCCTTAGAAATCGCAGCGAATAG
- a CDS encoding AMP-binding protein: protein MDYRLPLAQLAHNVASHPDKPYLHQPRNRQWSTLSWAEVDQQARRIAAGLKAQGFEPGDRIAIFAKNSAEWFITDFAIMMAGMVSVPIYATAGVETISHILAHSEAKAIFIGKLDGQDAGREAIPDHLLTIAYPYPTLPCKESWSDWLSQYEPLENVHEPQPEETATLVYTSGSTGLPKGVVLNYRNIASSSYCSANLTPHQPNDSTMSYLPLAHITERCVVELMTLYSPIEIYFVESLETFIDDVKHASPTLFISVPRLWTKFQAQVLAQLPQKKLQLLLKIPLVSSLVKRKIKTALGLDKARLFGSGSAPISPDILRWYAQLDIKISEGWGMTETSGLSCGNNPFSMDRLGTIGVPQKCVEMKLSDEGEVLIRGEAVFSEYYRNPEATADAFIDGWFRTGDRADVSKEGVWQIIGRVKEQFKTGKGKYVAPVPIESKLARNHDIEQVCVMGSGRKQPLAIVVLNEQTRAHTPEMEESLKQTLAQVNDELESHQRLDHLIVSDEAWDIENDMLTPTLKIKRDKLEKRYGDLLGRALPDSVVWETELSA from the coding sequence ATGGACTATCGACTTCCGTTAGCGCAACTAGCCCACAACGTTGCCAGCCACCCCGACAAACCCTATCTGCACCAGCCCCGTAACCGCCAGTGGAGTACCCTGAGCTGGGCTGAAGTGGATCAACAGGCACGGCGGATTGCTGCCGGCCTTAAAGCTCAAGGGTTCGAGCCTGGCGACCGTATCGCGATTTTTGCCAAAAACAGCGCCGAGTGGTTTATCACTGACTTCGCCATCATGATGGCAGGAATGGTTAGTGTGCCGATCTATGCCACTGCTGGGGTAGAGACGATCAGTCATATTCTTGCCCACAGCGAAGCCAAAGCCATTTTTATCGGCAAACTCGATGGTCAGGATGCCGGACGCGAAGCCATTCCCGACCACCTGTTAACCATCGCTTATCCTTATCCCACCCTGCCCTGCAAGGAATCCTGGAGCGACTGGTTAAGCCAGTATGAACCGCTGGAAAACGTCCATGAGCCCCAGCCCGAAGAGACTGCTACCCTGGTCTACACCTCTGGTTCCACCGGTTTACCCAAGGGGGTAGTGCTGAACTATCGCAATATCGCTTCGTCATCCTATTGTTCGGCCAACCTGACTCCGCATCAGCCCAACGACTCCACCATGTCGTATCTGCCACTGGCTCATATTACCGAGCGCTGTGTCGTTGAACTGATGACCCTGTACTCACCGATTGAGATCTATTTTGTCGAGTCGCTGGAAACCTTCATCGACGACGTCAAGCACGCCAGTCCAACCCTGTTTATCTCGGTTCCTCGTTTATGGACCAAGTTCCAGGCTCAGGTATTGGCCCAGCTACCACAGAAAAAACTGCAACTGTTGCTGAAGATTCCCCTGGTCAGCAGCCTGGTCAAACGCAAAATAAAAACCGCCCTGGGGCTGGACAAGGCTCGCCTGTTTGGTTCCGGTTCCGCACCAATCTCGCCGGATATTCTGCGCTGGTACGCTCAGCTGGATATCAAGATCTCGGAAGGTTGGGGCATGACCGAGACCTCGGGCTTATCCTGCGGTAACAACCCCTTCTCGATGGACCGCCTGGGCACCATAGGGGTGCCGCAGAAATGTGTCGAGATGAAGCTCTCCGATGAGGGTGAGGTACTGATTCGTGGTGAAGCGGTGTTCAGCGAATATTATCGTAACCCCGAAGCCACCGCCGATGCCTTTATCGATGGCTGGTTCCGGACCGGCGACCGCGCTGATGTCAGCAAAGAGGGTGTCTGGCAGATCATTGGTCGAGTCAAGGAGCAGTTCAAAACCGGCAAGGGTAAGTACGTCGCCCCGGTACCGATCGAGAGCAAACTGGCTCGCAACCACGACATCGAACAGGTCTGCGTGATGGGCTCGGGACGCAAACAGCCTCTGGCCATTGTGGTGCTCAATGAGCAAACCCGCGCTCACACGCCTGAGATGGAAGAGAGCCTCAAGCAAACCCTCGCACAGGTCAACGATGAACTGGAAAGCCACCAGCGACTCGATCACCTGATCGTCTCTGACGAAGCCTGGGACATCGAAAACGATATGCTAACCCCGACCCTTAAAATCAAACGCGATAAGTTAGAGAAACGTTATGGCGATTTACTCGGTAGAGCCTTGCCAGATAGCGTTGTTTGGGAAACAGAACTCTCTGCTTGA
- the ung gene encoding uracil-DNA glycosylase: MMRKVQMEPQWQAVLQGEFEQPYMQQLRSFLVEQKHQGKTLYPKGEEIFNAFNTTPFDQVKVVILGQDPYHGEGQAHGLCFSVLPGVRIPPSLINIYKELQRDLGVPPVAHGYLMPWARQGVLLLNSVLTVERAQAASHQKQGWETFTDRAIAELNSRREGIVFMLWGSYAQRKGAFIDETRHLVLRAPHPSPLSAHRGFIGCGHFSSANAWLEQQGLGPIDWQLPASPEAFGDP, encoded by the coding sequence ATGATGAGAAAGGTGCAGATGGAACCGCAATGGCAAGCCGTATTGCAGGGAGAATTTGAACAGCCCTATATGCAGCAGCTGCGCAGTTTTCTGGTTGAGCAGAAGCACCAGGGGAAAACCCTCTATCCCAAAGGTGAAGAGATCTTCAACGCCTTTAATACGACGCCCTTTGATCAGGTTAAAGTGGTGATTTTGGGCCAGGATCCCTATCACGGAGAAGGGCAGGCCCATGGTCTGTGCTTCTCCGTACTGCCGGGCGTGCGCATTCCTCCCTCATTAATCAATATCTACAAAGAGCTGCAGCGGGATCTGGGCGTACCTCCGGTTGCACATGGCTACCTTATGCCCTGGGCGCGTCAGGGCGTGTTGCTGCTTAACTCGGTGTTGACTGTGGAACGGGCCCAGGCCGCTTCCCATCAGAAACAGGGGTGGGAAACCTTTACCGACCGCGCTATCGCCGAACTGAATTCACGCAGGGAAGGTATCGTGTTTATGCTTTGGGGCAGTTACGCCCAGCGTAAAGGCGCCTTTATCGATGAAACCCGGCACCTGGTGCTGAGAGCACCCCATCCTTCGCCCCTGTCCGCTCATCGCGGGTTTATCGGTTGTGGGCACTTTTCTTCGGCCAATGCCTGGCTGGAACAGCAGGGTTTAGGCCCTATCGACTGGCAGTTGCCCGCTTCCCCGGAGGCGTTTGGCGACCCCTGA
- the recC gene encoding exodeoxyribonuclease V subunit gamma: MLQIHHSNFAELHQALIADLIREQPLRDPLAEELVLVQSPGMAQWLKLGLANHLGIAANIRFPLPSSFIWQLFTRVIPDMPKESAFNKESMGWMLMNLLPQHLSQPEFEPLRGYLEEDQGQRKRYQLAMKVADIFDQYLVYRPQWILAWENNQPGTDSVIEQPWQPILWRALVAYNAQLGGNSAHRANLHQRFIQALKSERSLDLPQRLFIFGVSALAPQYLDVLVQLGQRCDVHIMQLNPCRHYWGDLLDAAHPPWLEQAGGEGTLSNPLLASMGKLGRDYQAQLHAIDPELQVNQGEHFVDVPEDNLLHSIQRDLLDLNNRGELPPATPLPDNSQHKTPLASDDHSLELHSCHSPMREVQVLHDRLLALFDQDTSLQPRDVLVMVPNIDQYSAAIHSVFSAGVGDACRAHEIPFSIADRGVQQENPLLVSFFQLLQLPGSRFEVTSLLDILEVPQIMQRFDLQQHEFDELREWIRASGIRWGLDQQQMQGAGFYPQYQNSWHFGLRRLLLGVARREREGSFADIQPFDGIEGLGAQKLGKLIEFLEQLNRLQQSLNSEATALQWMQRCHLLLNDFYVSDSDAEYSFRVVRRALEQLVRRLDELGFEEPLTPEVFVDHLQGALQDDGNSQRFLAGQVNFCTLMPMRSIPFRIVCLLGMNDGAYPRSLPPMGFDLMALQPRLGDRSRRDDDRYLFLEALLSAREKLYISYVGRNIRDNSERVASVLVSELIEYCQQGFVAQDHKHLSHAESAKQLRARLQYEHSLQPFGLNNYIHTSSPDQSLENQALDHRSYDARWFSVAKKLFDYQRSGIASSLASFCDVPLPAPEGEDGNELAEANEKAFDLAQLSRFFENSARYFFNQRLRVYFDDLHHLEEDHEPFEQDNLLRYQQCSALVERYLKGEPVEPWRQQLQLSGALAHAGFGRLQMKAWEARAASISEAVLSLRQGQEQSQTLELVLPSGRLTGRINHLFLPSRLLLWRAGSLRNADKLRLWLHHLLINACGTPTESYLVAVDKRAHFAAIESSGWAAQQLETLVQLFRQGQQQPLSLPLGAAMAWAESIHREAGEEQAWQKVATAWASNNFTSGDDSDPYWSRLYSGVENLRQSQFTALSETLLIPLLQNLNVEKSL; the protein is encoded by the coding sequence ATGTTGCAGATCCATCATTCCAATTTTGCCGAATTGCATCAGGCCCTGATTGCGGATCTGATTCGCGAACAGCCGCTGCGTGATCCCCTGGCCGAAGAGCTGGTATTGGTGCAGAGCCCAGGTATGGCGCAATGGCTCAAATTGGGTTTGGCGAATCATCTGGGTATTGCCGCCAATATTCGGTTTCCCCTGCCGTCCAGCTTTATCTGGCAGCTGTTCACCCGGGTTATTCCGGATATGCCAAAGGAATCTGCCTTTAACAAGGAATCGATGGGTTGGATGCTGATGAACCTGTTGCCGCAGCATTTGTCGCAACCGGAATTTGAACCCCTGAGGGGGTATTTGGAAGAGGACCAGGGACAACGTAAACGCTACCAGCTGGCGATGAAAGTGGCCGACATATTTGACCAGTATCTGGTGTATCGTCCGCAGTGGATCCTGGCCTGGGAAAACAATCAGCCAGGCACTGACTCTGTTATAGAGCAACCCTGGCAACCCATTCTCTGGCGCGCACTGGTGGCGTACAACGCACAGCTTGGCGGCAACAGTGCCCACCGCGCCAACCTCCATCAACGGTTTATTCAGGCGCTTAAAAGCGAACGATCGCTGGATCTTCCCCAGCGCCTTTTTATCTTTGGTGTGTCGGCGTTGGCTCCCCAGTATCTCGATGTACTGGTGCAGCTGGGACAACGTTGCGATGTGCATATTATGCAGCTGAACCCTTGCCGGCATTATTGGGGTGACCTGCTTGATGCGGCCCACCCCCCCTGGCTCGAGCAAGCCGGTGGTGAAGGTACCTTGTCGAATCCGCTGTTGGCCTCCATGGGTAAACTTGGTCGTGATTATCAGGCGCAGTTGCACGCCATTGATCCTGAGCTTCAGGTCAATCAGGGGGAGCATTTCGTCGATGTGCCAGAAGATAATCTGTTGCACAGTATCCAGCGAGACCTGCTGGATTTAAACAATCGCGGTGAGCTGCCGCCGGCGACTCCCTTACCCGATAACAGCCAGCATAAAACACCGCTGGCATCGGATGATCATTCCCTGGAACTGCACAGCTGTCACAGCCCCATGCGTGAAGTGCAGGTTTTGCACGATCGTTTGTTGGCGCTGTTCGATCAGGATACCTCATTACAGCCGCGGGATGTTTTGGTCATGGTGCCCAATATTGATCAATACAGTGCGGCCATCCACTCGGTGTTCAGTGCTGGCGTCGGGGATGCTTGCCGGGCCCATGAGATACCGTTTTCGATTGCCGACCGGGGCGTGCAGCAGGAAAATCCGTTATTAGTGAGTTTTTTTCAGTTGTTGCAGTTGCCGGGTAGCCGTTTTGAAGTGACCAGCCTGCTCGATATTCTCGAAGTTCCGCAGATTATGCAGCGATTTGATCTGCAACAACATGAGTTCGATGAACTCAGGGAATGGATTCGGGCCAGTGGCATTCGTTGGGGGTTGGATCAGCAGCAGATGCAGGGCGCGGGTTTTTATCCCCAGTATCAAAACAGCTGGCATTTTGGTTTGCGCCGGTTGTTATTGGGGGTCGCCCGGCGAGAACGGGAAGGCAGCTTTGCCGACATCCAACCCTTTGACGGTATAGAGGGACTGGGCGCCCAGAAACTGGGCAAATTAATAGAATTTCTGGAACAGCTGAATCGCTTGCAACAGAGCCTGAATAGCGAAGCAACCGCGCTACAATGGATGCAACGTTGCCATCTGTTGTTGAATGACTTTTATGTATCCGACTCAGATGCTGAGTACAGTTTTCGCGTAGTACGACGAGCGCTGGAGCAATTGGTGCGGCGCCTGGATGAGCTTGGCTTCGAAGAACCCTTGACCCCTGAAGTGTTTGTCGATCATCTGCAGGGTGCTTTGCAGGATGATGGTAACTCCCAGCGTTTTCTTGCCGGACAGGTGAATTTTTGCACATTGATGCCGATGCGATCGATTCCGTTTCGCATCGTTTGCCTGTTGGGTATGAATGACGGTGCTTACCCCAGATCATTGCCTCCAATGGGGTTCGACCTGATGGCCCTGCAACCGCGTTTGGGTGACCGGTCGCGGCGTGACGATGACCGTTACCTGTTTCTGGAAGCCCTGCTGTCGGCGCGAGAAAAACTCTATATCAGCTATGTGGGACGTAATATTCGTGACAACAGTGAACGGGTGGCCTCGGTCCTGGTCAGCGAGTTAATAGAATATTGCCAGCAAGGTTTTGTGGCCCAGGATCACAAGCATTTGAGTCATGCCGAGAGTGCCAAACAATTACGAGCACGCCTGCAATATGAGCATAGTTTGCAGCCCTTCGGCCTCAATAATTATATTCATACATCATCGCCAGACCAGAGTCTTGAGAATCAAGCTCTTGATCATCGTAGCTATGATGCCCGCTGGTTCAGTGTGGCCAAAAAACTGTTCGACTATCAGCGTTCGGGTATCGCTTCGAGCTTGGCGAGCTTCTGTGATGTTCCCTTGCCTGCGCCGGAAGGGGAGGACGGGAATGAGCTGGCTGAGGCCAATGAGAAGGCATTCGATCTGGCCCAGCTGAGCCGCTTTTTTGAAAACAGTGCGCGTTATTTTTTTAACCAGCGGCTGAGGGTTTACTTCGATGATTTGCACCATCTGGAAGAGGATCATGAGCCCTTCGAACAGGACAACCTGCTTCGATACCAGCAATGCTCCGCATTGGTAGAGCGGTATCTCAAAGGTGAACCCGTTGAGCCCTGGCGACAACAGTTACAGCTGTCCGGCGCCCTGGCTCATGCCGGATTTGGGCGTTTGCAAATGAAAGCCTGGGAAGCTCGGGCTGCGTCGATCAGCGAAGCCGTATTGTCGTTGCGTCAGGGGCAGGAACAGAGTCAAACCCTTGAGTTGGTACTGCCGTCGGGGCGCCTGACCGGTCGTATTAACCACCTGTTTTTACCCAGTCGATTACTGCTATGGCGCGCGGGTTCCTTAAGAAATGCCGACAAACTGCGTCTCTGGTTGCATCATTTGCTGATCAACGCTTGCGGTACGCCGACCGAATCCTATCTGGTGGCAGTCGATAAACGAGCCCACTTTGCGGCCATAGAATCTTCCGGCTGGGCAGCGCAACAGCTGGAGACCCTGGTGCAGTTATTCCGGCAAGGGCAACAGCAGCCTCTGAGTTTACCATTGGGGGCGGCGATGGCCTGGGCCGAATCGATACACCGGGAAGCGGGAGAGGAACAGGCCTGGCAAAAAGTAGCAACCGCCTGGGCGAGCAATAACTTTACCTCGGGTGATGATTCGGACCCTTATTGGTCTCGCCTTTATTCTGGGGTTGAAAATCTGCGTCAGAGTCAATTTACTGCTCTGTCGGAAACCCTGCTCATTCCTCTGTTGCAGAACCTGAATGTGGAGAAAAGCTTATGA
- the recB gene encoding exodeoxyribonuclease V subunit beta, translated as MNTPLNRQQLDPLNLPLTGVQLIEASAGTGKTFTITLLYLRALLGVGRETALNADSILVVTFTEAATEELRDRIRKRIVEARQAVLSGESTDPGLTAILQASPFDDREIALRLEQAARQMDEAAIYTIHGFCHRMLTRNAFESGMLFSSEFTMDDSLMKLQAINDFWRSTFYPLDDDLIEVVQAHWKTPRSLLNSIDHMINAHEVMIIPESENDDLQSVHGAYRQQLLRFKADWQSAGDDLFVVIDSSGIKRNPYNKTNLPKWLAAVNDWAASSSLSLPKELEKFSQSVLNEKTKQGGVPPAHSVFASIDQLLVDQPPYQSIIQRRALNFVSEHLQQQKQQRALLLPDDLLSRFANALSGERADLLAARVRELFPLALIDEFQDTDPQQYQIFDRLYGHQGAEGTALLMIGDPKQAIYSFRGADIFTYMSARHRVDGAYSMSTNWRSTQAMVDGVNALFRFSRSPFVYQNEITYDQVSAAGKADSKPLRIDGQVLKGLTIWQHPSGDDEVSADEIKQVFARSTALEISRLLNAAYAGDTSIGDGSDGERALQPGDIAILVRSRFEAATVRSALAQQQIDAVFLSRDRVFETRVAQDLYRLLLAVNDPSNERQFNAALATGLLGYSAGYLDQLSRNEQRWEATQQHFLDAREQWYKSGVLPMLYQLMRKLEIAESLIARDAGERDLTDLLHLGELLQQASMEVEGEHGLLRWFAQQLSEEGEAGEAQQLRLESDRKLVKIVTIHRSKGLEYGVVFVPFICCYSETKSTRYHKNGQSIWDLAGSEEAVENAQRERLAEDLRLLYVALTRAIHACYIGAANLKGRQPVRLAGSAFGYLLNSSAAGTLEGDGMTGQLQRLQQQAVQWYGQGAVHLAPAPLDSCSPVIPPEPDLPELELRSFRGQIARDWRIGSYSALLTPHRSTRAELPGYAVELQDESMDQPVTALSPVESLNAFSFPRGAEAGTFLHELFENIEFDKANSELLAPMLLSRLQSEGYDSDWQEPLSDWLLNVLSSPLPEFDESFSLNCLGTDKMRVEMEFLIPVSRLDASALNQLLKTYSHLPTEGLPALAFNRLKGMLKGFIDLVFEADGRYFVLDYKSNHLGDSLADYSPLALQQAMLEHRYDLQYVLYTLALHRYLKTRLPDYCYEQHFGGCYYLFLRGMADGSGQQGVYFDKPDQRLIEALDALFEGNNGAGDADV; from the coding sequence ATGAACACTCCACTGAATCGGCAGCAACTCGACCCTTTGAATTTGCCATTAACCGGGGTGCAACTGATCGAAGCCAGTGCGGGCACGGGCAAAACCTTTACCATCACTTTGTTGTACCTGAGGGCCCTGTTGGGTGTCGGTCGCGAAACCGCACTCAATGCCGATAGCATTTTGGTGGTGACCTTTACCGAAGCGGCCACTGAAGAGCTGCGGGACCGTATTCGCAAGCGTATTGTTGAAGCGCGTCAAGCGGTGCTGAGCGGTGAGTCAACTGATCCGGGCCTGACGGCTATCCTGCAGGCTTCACCCTTTGATGATAGGGAAATCGCCTTGCGCCTCGAGCAAGCAGCCCGTCAGATGGACGAGGCAGCTATTTATACCATCCATGGATTTTGTCATCGCATGTTGACCCGAAATGCCTTCGAGAGCGGCATGCTGTTCAGTAGCGAATTCACCATGGATGATAGCCTGATGAAACTGCAGGCGATCAATGATTTCTGGCGTAGTACTTTTTATCCCCTGGACGATGATCTGATAGAGGTTGTTCAAGCCCATTGGAAAACTCCCCGCAGTTTGCTTAACAGCATTGACCATATGATTAATGCTCATGAAGTAATGATTATTCCTGAGTCGGAAAACGATGATTTGCAGTCGGTTCATGGGGCTTATCGTCAGCAGCTGTTGCGCTTCAAAGCCGATTGGCAATCCGCCGGGGATGATCTCTTTGTTGTGATTGATAGCTCTGGTATCAAACGCAATCCCTATAACAAAACCAATCTGCCAAAGTGGCTGGCAGCGGTGAATGACTGGGCAGCTTCCTCGTCCTTGTCGCTCCCTAAGGAGCTGGAAAAATTTTCGCAATCGGTATTGAACGAAAAAACCAAACAGGGAGGGGTTCCTCCTGCCCACTCGGTGTTTGCTTCTATCGATCAATTGCTGGTTGACCAGCCGCCTTACCAGTCGATAATTCAGCGGCGTGCGCTGAATTTTGTCAGTGAGCATTTGCAGCAACAAAAACAGCAGCGAGCCTTGTTGTTACCCGATGATTTGCTGAGCCGTTTTGCCAACGCCCTCAGCGGTGAGCGTGCTGATCTTTTGGCAGCACGGGTTCGCGAACTTTTCCCCCTGGCCTTGATCGATGAGTTTCAGGATACCGATCCCCAGCAGTACCAGATTTTTGACCGGCTTTATGGTCATCAAGGTGCAGAGGGAACCGCTTTGTTGATGATCGGAGATCCCAAACAAGCGATCTATAGCTTTCGTGGCGCCGATATTTTTACCTATATGAGCGCCCGTCATCGTGTGGATGGCGCCTATAGTATGAGCACTAACTGGCGATCTACCCAGGCCATGGTGGATGGCGTTAATGCCCTGTTTCGTTTTTCCCGGAGCCCCTTCGTTTACCAAAACGAAATTACCTATGACCAGGTTAGTGCCGCAGGTAAAGCCGATAGCAAGCCTTTGCGAATTGACGGGCAGGTACTCAAGGGATTAACAATCTGGCAGCATCCTTCGGGGGATGATGAAGTCAGTGCCGACGAGATTAAACAGGTGTTTGCCCGATCGACAGCGCTGGAGATCAGCCGCTTATTGAATGCTGCCTACGCCGGGGACACCAGTATTGGTGATGGAAGTGATGGCGAGCGCGCTTTGCAACCGGGTGATATTGCCATTTTGGTGCGCTCCCGATTCGAGGCTGCGACGGTTCGATCCGCTCTGGCCCAGCAACAGATCGATGCGGTGTTTCTCAGCCGGGACCGGGTCTTCGAAACTCGAGTAGCGCAAGATCTGTATCGCTTGTTGCTGGCGGTCAATGATCCCTCAAATGAGCGGCAATTCAATGCCGCACTGGCCACCGGGCTGTTGGGTTACAGCGCAGGCTATCTGGATCAATTGTCCCGCAATGAACAGCGTTGGGAAGCAACCCAACAACATTTTCTTGACGCCAGGGAGCAGTGGTACAAGAGCGGTGTGCTCCCCATGTTGTACCAGCTGATGCGCAAGCTGGAGATCGCCGAGTCTCTCATTGCCCGTGACGCGGGGGAACGGGACCTGACCGATCTTTTGCATCTGGGCGAGCTGTTGCAACAAGCGAGCATGGAGGTTGAAGGTGAGCACGGACTATTGCGCTGGTTCGCGCAGCAGCTTAGCGAAGAAGGCGAAGCCGGTGAAGCACAGCAGCTGCGTCTGGAAAGTGATCGCAAACTGGTCAAAATAGTGACGATCCATCGCAGTAAAGGGCTCGAATACGGCGTCGTTTTTGTGCCTTTTATCTGTTGTTACAGCGAAACAAAAAGCACCCGATACCACAAAAACGGGCAAAGTATCTGGGATCTTGCCGGTAGCGAAGAAGCGGTCGAAAATGCTCAGCGTGAGCGCCTCGCAGAAGATCTGCGACTCCTCTATGTGGCCCTGACCCGCGCCATTCATGCTTGCTATATAGGAGCTGCTAACCTGAAAGGCCGACAGCCCGTGCGACTGGCCGGCAGTGCTTTTGGTTATCTTCTCAATAGCTCGGCGGCGGGCACCCTGGAAGGTGATGGTATGACTGGCCAGCTGCAGCGTTTGCAACAGCAAGCGGTGCAATGGTATGGACAGGGCGCGGTGCACCTTGCCCCTGCACCACTGGACAGCTGTTCACCGGTGATACCGCCAGAGCCTGATTTGCCGGAGCTCGAGCTGCGCAGTTTTCGCGGGCAGATTGCCCGTGATTGGCGAATCGGCAGTTATTCGGCTCTGTTGACCCCTCATCGTTCCACGCGAGCCGAATTGCCAGGTTATGCGGTGGAGCTGCAGGATGAGTCGATGGACCAGCCTGTAACGGCGCTGTCCCCTGTTGAAAGCCTGAATGCCTTCAGCTTCCCCCGCGGCGCTGAAGCCGGTACCTTCCTGCACGAACTGTTTGAAAATATTGAATTTGATAAGGCGAATTCAGAGTTACTGGCGCCGATGCTATTGTCCCGACTGCAAAGCGAAGGTTACGATTCTGATTGGCAAGAACCTCTGAGTGACTGGCTATTAAACGTATTGTCGAGCCCCTTACCGGAATTTGATGAGTCATTCTCACTAAATTGTCTAGGTACTGACAAGATGCGAGTGGAGATGGAGTTCCTGATTCCGGTTTCTCGACTCGATGCTTCAGCGCTAAACCAACTGTTGAAAACCTATTCCCACTTGCCGACGGAGGGCTTGCCGGCGCTTGCTTTCAATCGTCTCAAGGGTATGCTCAAGGGCTTTATTGACCTGGTGTTTGAAGCCGATGGTCGCTATTTCGTGCTTGATTACAAATCCAATCATTTGGGCGATAGTCTGGCCGATTACTCGCCGTTGGCGTTGCAGCAGGCAATGCTCGAGCACCGTTACGACTTGCAGTATGTTCTCTACACCCTGGCCTTGCATCGTTACCTTAAAACCCGATTGCCCGATTACTGTTACGAGCAACATTTCGGCGGCTGCTATTACCTGTTTCTGCGAGGCATGGCCGATGGTAGCGGACAACAGGGGGTTTACTTTGATAAACCGGATCAGCGTTTGATTGAAGCACTGGATGCGCTGTTCGAAGGAAACAATGGCGCAGGAGATGCAGATGTCTGA